A stretch of Vigna angularis cultivar LongXiaoDou No.4 chromosome 4, ASM1680809v1, whole genome shotgun sequence DNA encodes these proteins:
- the LOC108321154 gene encoding uncharacterized protein LOC108321154, translating into MSEEAKKSIAGPLTVRPNTDDRKPSPLPAVPLKKVIIKSADMIPDMQKEAVDIAVAAFEKYNVEKDVAEQVKKEFDKRHGPTWHCIVGRNFGSYVTHETNHFVYFYLDQKAVLLFKSG; encoded by the exons atgagtGAAGAAGCCAAAAAGAGCATTGCCGGACCTCTAACGGTGAGGCCTAACACCGATGACCGGAAACCGTCACCGTTACCGGCCGTCCCTCTGAAGAAGGTCATCATCAAGAGCGCCGACATGATTCCCGACATGCAGAAGGAGGCGGTTGACATCGCTGTTGCC GCCTTTGAGAAGTACAATGTAGAGAAAGATGTTGCGGAGCAGGTAAAGAAGGAGTTCGATAAGAGGCACGGCCCCACTTGGCATTGCATCGTTGGTCGTAATTTTG GCTCCTACGTGACTCATGAAACAAACCACTTTGTTTATTTCTATTTGGATCAGAAAGCGGTTTTACTTTTTAAGTCTGGATAG